In Thermococcus sp., one genomic interval encodes:
- a CDS encoding DUF1616 domain-containing protein, which translates to MSGSEPEGAWKYWDLLTIVFLSTLLDLLIFFFPDSLSRKALGLAFVLFFPGYVFITALFPERKELDNLERLALSFGLSIAIVPLIGLALNYTPWGIRLNPILVSLTVFNVVSAMAAVHRRKNAIKPWIPWVILDEIKGELEWERSSKLDKALTVVLIVAIVTSIATLGYVVTHPKPGEHFTEFYILGPGGKADNYPTNLLVGENGTVIIGIVNHEGGNVTYYVQMWLVNLTWDNRTNTTIIHGMYRMPGWFNVTLPNVPVNIEGNWTPEFEKNYTFSINKPGEWQLWFLLFKGKQPKLPPAPPDGNYAETPARNLILEAVNGTIQSLKLNVNVR; encoded by the coding sequence GTGAGTGGCTCGGAACCCGAGGGAGCCTGGAAGTACTGGGACCTGCTCACTATTGTATTCCTCTCCACCCTCCTAGACCTACTGATATTCTTCTTTCCGGACAGTCTGTCCAGAAAAGCCCTTGGACTAGCCTTCGTCCTCTTCTTCCCGGGCTATGTCTTCATAACCGCCCTCTTTCCCGAGCGGAAAGAGCTTGACAACCTCGAAAGGTTGGCTTTGAGCTTCGGCCTGAGCATCGCCATTGTTCCGCTCATAGGCCTCGCCCTCAACTACACCCCCTGGGGCATCCGGCTAAACCCAATACTCGTCAGTCTGACCGTTTTCAACGTGGTCTCTGCAATGGCGGCCGTTCACCGCCGGAAGAACGCCATTAAGCCCTGGATTCCATGGGTAATCCTCGACGAGATTAAGGGTGAACTTGAATGGGAGCGCTCGAGCAAACTCGACAAGGCCCTCACGGTGGTGTTGATAGTCGCGATCGTCACTTCAATTGCCACCCTCGGCTACGTAGTGACGCATCCAAAGCCGGGAGAGCACTTCACGGAGTTCTACATCCTCGGCCCGGGCGGAAAGGCCGACAATTATCCTACCAACCTCCTTGTCGGGGAGAACGGCACGGTCATAATAGGCATAGTCAACCACGAGGGAGGGAACGTTACCTACTACGTCCAGATGTGGCTAGTAAACCTGACCTGGGACAACCGGACGAACACTACAATCATCCACGGAATGTACAGAATGCCCGGCTGGTTCAACGTTACACTGCCCAACGTTCCGGTGAACATTGAAGGAAACTGGACGCCGGAGTTCGAGAAGAACTACACCTTCAGCATCAACAAACCCGGGGAGTGGCAGCTCTGGTTCCTCCTCTTTAAAGGCAAACAGCCTAAGCTTCCTCCGGCCCCACCGGACGGAAACTACGCGGAAACCCCCGCGAGGAACCTCATCCTTGAAGCCGTGAACGGGACGATACAGAGCCTGAAGCTGAACGTTAACGTCCGTTGA
- a CDS encoding Ig-like domain-containing protein, whose product MGGQTIAMRKALLALMTIMLLLSSGMVYSEGFKTAKMGDYGVYLYFQGVLKEFNDVLGGLPGNESTGYTVEDFVNQTALIMNVVEEYSAFGIPRSSVTVATQFDYLGKDAMAFYRDKIRFKGEMKAGEYIKARNTLIEMKGILNDMAGRVDTLSRMEFKEKNGTIVRFNLSETVVRLDGLRSLVREWEEVLNRLEGPKEFSIYLQTPRVILNESASFYGYRLNLTNVTVFIDGAPYEPKVKGNSFYLNHTFTEPGIHVVYAVALNGSAVVKSNVLTVRVRRIPTVIAAHQEGRYITGVLMGYTGRGLPDETLTIRVGGKNYSVETSGSGNFSFSLPGSFKSCNVTVIFNGNGGYAPSAVAVAVRPPKKRLSIVITSASRDVKEGPVEIEGRIIGTKEMIPVEVYIDGNLSSVVGVAPNFTLTVTLERGTHTVYLRFPGNEEFAESTSNSLKFNVRAESYTRRIAMLVALLALGALGYWAMSRVKPKPKEGPSQTVPQKKAWEEAETADPVSAYRVVYRTLLRVYRLPRSTTPRELLSRFKNAPFGKWLREATGFHEMVFYRGTKLRAREVLRALKAVAMTIVSIFVGDEL is encoded by the coding sequence TTGGGAGGTCAAACGATAGCGATGAGGAAGGCCCTCCTTGCATTAATGACAATCATGCTACTCCTATCATCCGGTATGGTTTATTCTGAGGGCTTTAAAACTGCAAAAATGGGTGACTACGGGGTTTACCTCTACTTCCAGGGGGTTCTCAAGGAGTTCAACGACGTCCTTGGAGGTCTCCCTGGCAACGAGAGCACCGGTTACACCGTGGAGGACTTTGTAAACCAGACGGCCCTTATAATGAACGTGGTGGAGGAGTACTCCGCCTTTGGGATCCCCCGGAGTTCCGTAACCGTTGCGACACAGTTTGATTATCTTGGAAAGGACGCCATGGCATTTTACAGAGATAAAATCCGATTCAAAGGAGAGATGAAAGCCGGGGAGTATATCAAAGCCAGAAACACGCTGATTGAGATGAAGGGCATCCTCAATGACATGGCCGGCAGGGTCGATACCCTTTCCAGGATGGAGTTCAAGGAGAAGAATGGAACCATAGTCCGGTTCAATTTAAGTGAGACGGTAGTCAGATTGGATGGCCTACGTAGCCTTGTTAGGGAATGGGAGGAAGTCCTGAACAGACTCGAAGGGCCAAAGGAGTTCTCGATATACCTGCAGACCCCACGGGTCATATTAAATGAGAGCGCTTCCTTCTACGGCTACCGTTTGAACCTGACCAACGTGACAGTATTCATAGATGGCGCTCCTTATGAACCTAAGGTAAAGGGAAACAGCTTCTACCTCAACCACACCTTCACCGAGCCGGGGATTCACGTGGTGTACGCGGTGGCCTTAAACGGTTCGGCAGTTGTCAAATCCAACGTCCTAACGGTTAGGGTTCGTAGAATACCGACGGTGATAGCAGCTCACCAAGAGGGCAGATACATTACTGGGGTTCTGATGGGCTACACCGGTAGGGGGCTCCCCGATGAGACCCTAACAATACGTGTGGGTGGGAAAAATTACTCGGTAGAAACCAGCGGGAGCGGGAATTTCAGTTTCTCCCTGCCAGGGTCATTCAAATCCTGTAACGTAACGGTTATCTTCAATGGAAACGGGGGATATGCACCTTCCGCTGTGGCCGTGGCTGTCCGGCCCCCAAAGAAGAGGCTGTCGATAGTGATAACCTCGGCTTCTCGGGATGTAAAGGAAGGGCCTGTGGAAATAGAGGGTAGGATAATCGGAACGAAGGAAATGATCCCCGTTGAGGTTTACATCGACGGGAACCTCTCCTCCGTTGTGGGCGTGGCCCCAAACTTCACCCTGACGGTAACGCTCGAGAGGGGCACCCATACCGTTTACCTGCGGTTCCCTGGCAATGAAGAGTTCGCTGAGAGCACCTCAAACTCCCTGAAGTTCAACGTGAGGGCTGAATCCTACACTAGGAGAATCGCCATGCTCGTAGCTTTGCTTGCACTCGGGGCACTTGGGTACTGGGCTATGTCAAGGGTTAAACCAAAACCCAAGGAGGGACCCTCCCAAACCGTTCCCCAGAAAAAAGCCTGGGAGGAGGCTGAAACAGCGGACCCCGTATCAGCTTACCGCGTCGTTTACAGAACACTGCTCAGGGTTTACAGACTTCCCCGCTCAACTACCCCCAGGGAACTCCTGTCAAGGTTCAAAAACGCACCGTTTGGAAAGTGGCTGAGGGAAGCAACGGGATTCCATGAGATGGTTTTCTATCGCGGAACCAAACTGAGGGCCAGGGAAGTCCTCAGGGCGCTCAAAGCCGTGGCCATGACGATAGTCTCGATATTCGTGGGGGATGAGCTGTGA
- a CDS encoding DUF4350 domain-containing protein, whose protein sequence is MAYIILLVVGIALLIMPLSVPVFKSNAQYSVLNTGWNGTSEFGKLLYSKGGVSPILGPYDSVGLDGDRGTLVVIGPNLPFTSGEIKALKKFLKEGNTLLLADNFGTGNQLLKGLGLRERFSSKPPLTPVFIKNRDFPITAEIKTPLSSGVSVLVMYKPSVILNPVNPLVTTPNGTYVDGKYGAFAIVDIVKYGRGKVILVSDPGVFTNSLFRENERFIENLLNYMPGPYLIDEAHHRDFNPYSSGTITIRRAVNKRLVFYYVLFIAALAFIVESGVWVKPLEWTLALLKKFFREKTEDIEETVKSLEGEGLDGEVLRKMVREIQTGSKLGGENGR, encoded by the coding sequence ATGGCCTACATTATACTCCTCGTCGTTGGTATCGCGCTCCTTATCATGCCTCTCTCAGTCCCGGTCTTCAAGAGCAACGCCCAGTACAGCGTCCTCAACACGGGCTGGAACGGGACATCGGAGTTCGGAAAGCTCCTCTACTCCAAGGGTGGGGTCTCCCCAATACTCGGTCCCTACGATTCCGTGGGTCTAGACGGGGACAGGGGGACTCTCGTTGTAATAGGGCCTAACCTGCCCTTCACCAGCGGGGAGATAAAGGCCCTGAAGAAATTCCTTAAGGAGGGCAACACTCTCCTCCTGGCCGACAACTTCGGAACCGGGAACCAACTACTAAAGGGGTTGGGATTAAGGGAGAGGTTCTCATCCAAACCCCCCCTAACGCCGGTGTTCATAAAGAACAGGGACTTCCCCATAACGGCCGAGATTAAAACCCCCCTCTCCAGTGGGGTCAGCGTTCTCGTTATGTACAAACCCTCGGTTATCCTGAACCCGGTTAATCCCCTGGTCACCACCCCGAACGGCACCTACGTCGATGGAAAATACGGGGCCTTTGCAATCGTTGACATCGTCAAATACGGGAGGGGAAAGGTCATCCTTGTTTCGGACCCCGGCGTATTCACCAACTCCCTCTTCCGGGAAAACGAGCGTTTCATAGAGAACCTCCTCAACTACATGCCGGGACCCTACCTGATAGACGAGGCCCATCACAGGGACTTCAACCCGTACTCCTCCGGAACGATAACGATAAGGAGGGCCGTGAACAAAAGGCTGGTCTTTTACTACGTCCTCTTCATCGCGGCGCTGGCCTTCATAGTGGAGAGTGGGGTCTGGGTAAAACCGCTTGAATGGACACTGGCGCTCCTGAAGAAGTTCTTCAGGGAGAAAACCGAGGATATTGAGGAAACCGTTAAAAGTCTGGAGGGAGAGGGCCTCGACGGAGAGGTGCTGAGGAAGATGGTGAGGGAGATACAGACGGGGTCAAAGCTGGGTGGTGAAAATGGACGGTAA
- a CDS encoding MoxR family ATPase — MDGKEFMNSILREVKKAVVGKEEVVELLTIALLSSGHVLIEGIPGVAKTTIAKAFANAIGLKFSRIQLTPDLLPADITGIYYYDQKTGEWTVKYGPIFANVVLADEINRAQPKTQSALLEAMQERQVTIEGTTHELPEPFMVIATMNPLEHEGVYILPEAQLDRFMLKIEIGFPPREEEIQLLTRKSREDFSAVSPVVTKEELLDLAKRAMEVKVSGGIIEYIYNLVSRTRTDERLLFGASPRAGEHLLYAAKASAFLDGRDYVIPDDVKKTAVPVLSHRVILKAEYELEGLKTRDVIGNIVRETEVPV, encoded by the coding sequence ATGGACGGTAAAGAGTTCATGAACTCGATCTTAAGGGAGGTTAAAAAGGCGGTTGTGGGAAAGGAAGAAGTTGTGGAGCTTCTTACGATAGCCCTACTCTCCAGCGGTCACGTTTTAATAGAGGGAATCCCCGGAGTTGCAAAAACGACGATAGCCAAGGCTTTCGCGAATGCCATCGGTTTGAAGTTTTCAAGGATACAGCTTACGCCCGACCTTTTGCCGGCGGACATAACGGGCATCTACTACTACGACCAGAAAACCGGGGAGTGGACGGTGAAATACGGGCCAATCTTCGCCAACGTCGTCCTGGCGGATGAGATAAACAGGGCACAGCCGAAGACCCAGTCAGCTTTGCTTGAGGCGATGCAGGAGAGGCAGGTGACAATAGAGGGAACCACCCACGAACTGCCGGAGCCGTTTATGGTGATAGCGACTATGAACCCCCTGGAGCACGAGGGGGTGTACATCCTTCCCGAGGCACAGCTAGACAGGTTCATGCTCAAGATAGAGATAGGCTTTCCCCCAAGGGAGGAGGAGATTCAGCTCCTAACAAGGAAAAGCAGGGAGGACTTTAGCGCTGTAAGTCCCGTGGTTACAAAGGAGGAACTGCTCGACCTAGCAAAAAGGGCCATGGAGGTGAAGGTCAGCGGGGGTATAATCGAGTACATTTACAACCTTGTATCCAGGACGAGAACCGATGAGAGACTCCTCTTCGGTGCATCGCCAAGGGCCGGGGAGCACCTTCTCTACGCGGCGAAGGCCTCGGCATTCCTCGACGGACGGGATTACGTCATCCCAGACGACGTGAAGAAGACCGCCGTCCCCGTGCTCTCCCATAGGGTCATCCTGAAGGCTGAATACGAGCTTGAGGGGCTGAAGACCAGGGACGTTATCGGGAACATCGTTAGAGAAACAGAGGTGCCGGTGTGA
- a CDS encoding DUF58 domain-containing protein, translating into MKRQDFLVVLAFMLLLEGYLSGNVTPAILGLLVSIYLLMVRSKVAVLVRGERHLESTRLEEGKPAEVRLVLRNRGGRSSIRVNQAAEGFEVRTPGGMELLPGDEVEVSYAIKPIHKGEFELPPAKVLAEDERGLYRGTFKIGEPLKLAVYPSLDSIKEAARMNQNIKLAEAYKKNPLAGTEGLEIKELREYQHGDDFKRIDWKASMRLGELIVREMIREDDADVYIFVDNTSEMRKGLRKAKVDYAANLALQLAAVLLKERHVGMVIYDELKAEFIRAGRGPGQLETMRRKLNLRWGRGEMSLRFDMNLKLSGKARSFLRRVFPLKKGRRGAKGVFEGLDLVKQPSVLILITDLSNPSDVYRAVAVARNTHRVIILSPNPVLFYSEKLDRETLKKLYRAYLEREALIKKFNTLVPTVDLGPSDYVRELSKVIG; encoded by the coding sequence ATGAAGCGGCAGGACTTCCTGGTCGTCCTCGCATTCATGTTGCTGCTCGAAGGCTACCTCAGTGGCAACGTAACCCCCGCGATCCTCGGTTTACTAGTTTCAATCTACCTCCTCATGGTTCGTTCTAAGGTGGCGGTTCTGGTGAGAGGAGAGAGGCACCTGGAGAGCACGAGGCTGGAGGAGGGGAAGCCCGCGGAAGTCCGGCTGGTTCTGAGGAACCGCGGGGGCAGAAGCTCAATAAGGGTTAACCAAGCGGCGGAGGGTTTTGAGGTAAGAACTCCCGGGGGGATGGAGCTTCTCCCAGGGGATGAGGTGGAGGTCTCGTACGCGATTAAACCCATCCACAAGGGTGAGTTTGAACTCCCCCCTGCGAAAGTCTTGGCCGAGGACGAGAGGGGCCTCTACAGGGGGACGTTTAAGATTGGAGAACCCCTGAAGCTCGCTGTTTACCCGTCCCTTGATTCCATAAAAGAGGCCGCGAGGATGAACCAGAACATCAAACTGGCCGAGGCGTACAAAAAGAACCCCCTGGCCGGGACGGAGGGGCTGGAGATAAAGGAGCTGAGGGAGTACCAGCACGGCGACGACTTCAAGAGGATAGACTGGAAGGCCAGCATGCGCCTCGGCGAGCTTATAGTCAGGGAAATGATTCGCGAGGACGACGCCGACGTTTACATCTTCGTCGACAACACATCGGAGATGAGGAAGGGGCTGAGAAAGGCCAAAGTGGACTACGCGGCAAACCTGGCCCTCCAGCTCGCGGCCGTGCTTTTAAAGGAGAGACACGTGGGAATGGTGATATACGACGAGCTTAAGGCGGAGTTCATACGCGCCGGAAGGGGGCCGGGACAGCTCGAGACCATGAGGCGGAAGCTCAACCTCCGGTGGGGTAGGGGCGAGATGAGCCTGCGCTTCGACATGAACCTCAAACTGAGCGGGAAGGCAAGAAGCTTCCTACGCAGGGTCTTCCCCCTGAAGAAGGGGAGAAGGGGTGCGAAGGGGGTCTTCGAGGGGCTTGACCTCGTAAAGCAACCCTCCGTTTTAATACTCATAACCGACCTCAGCAACCCCTCCGACGTCTACAGGGCCGTCGCGGTTGCCAGAAACACCCACAGGGTAATCATCCTTTCACCCAATCCGGTTCTGTTCTATTCGGAGAAACTGGATAGGGAAACGCTGAAGAAACTTTACAGGGCCTACTTGGAGAGGGAGGCCCTCATAAAGAAGTTCAACACCCTGGTTCCAACCGTAGACCTCGGGCCGAGCGACTACGTCAGGGAGCTTTCGAAGGTGATAGGATGA